In the genome of Deltaproteobacteria bacterium, one region contains:
- a CDS encoding 4-hydroxy-tetrahydrodipicolinate synthase (catalyzes the formation of dihydrodipicolinate from L-aspartate 4-semialdehyde and pyruvate in lysine and diaminopimelate biosynthesis) — translation LISTVSNIAPGPVAELVRRFAAGDVAGARRIHYELLPLALALFFETNPIPVKTALAILGRIPSAVLRLPLTEMAKKNRDRLEAALAELPRA, via the coding sequence TTAATCTCGACCGTCTCGAACATCGCTCCCGGTCCGGTCGCCGAGCTGGTGCGTCGCTTCGCGGCCGGCGACGTCGCGGGGGCACGCCGGATCCACTACGAGCTCCTGCCGCTCGCGCTCGCGCTCTTCTTCGAGACCAACCCGATTCCGGTGAAGACGGCGCTGGCGATCCTGGGCCGCATCCCGAGCGCGGTGCTGCGCCTGCCGCTCACGGAGATGGCGAAGAAGAACCGCGACCGCCTCGAGGCCGCGCTGGCCGAGCTGCCGCGCGCATGA